The following are encoded in a window of Podospora pseudoanserina strain CBS 124.78 chromosome 6, whole genome shotgun sequence genomic DNA:
- a CDS encoding hypothetical protein (EggNog:ENOG503PHC5): MPAFRPTPRLSAAALPNPSSLPRAVPKGVAANVVVPGIVVAASVYGVISYIKNQLQHESSTIDKMFAQKNTPAVEESRRRSLLVDTEGDPRRTPYNILNWK, from the exons ATGCCCGCCTTTCGTCCAACTCCCCGCCTGTCGGCCGCTGCCCTCCCCaatccttcttccctccccagAGCAGTTCCCAAGGGAGTAGCAGCCAATGTTGTTGTTCCAGGCATCGTGGTGGCAGCATCAG TATACGGCGTAATCAGCTACATCAAAAACCAACTGCAGCATGAGTCATCCACCATCGACAAGATGTTTGCCCAAAAGAACACCCCCGCTGTGGAAGAATCGAGACGGAGAAGTCTCTTGGTGGATACGGAAGGCGACCCGAGGAGAACGCCCTACAACATTCTGAACTGGAAATAG